One Chromatiales bacterium genomic window, AGGCGGTTCGCGATATTGCAAATGATACTTTAGAAGAAGTAAAGCTGGCGATTAAACTAATATACCGCTAAACATGAACGACAACCGACAATCGCCTCCTACACTTGCGCTAGCCACTGAGCAACCGACTACTGAATTACCGCAAGATTTATATATTCCACCCAACGCTTTACGGGTGTTTTTAGAAACCTTTGAGGGACCTCTGGATTTATTACTCTATTTAATTAGACAACAAAACCTTGATATCCTGAGCCTGCCGATTGCCAAAATTACTGATCAATATATTCACTATATAGATATGATGCAAGAGTTGCAAATAGAACTTGCCGCCGAGTATTTATTGATGGTGGCAATACTTGCAGAGATTAAATCACGAATGTTGTTACCGCGTCACGAGCAAGATGACGAAGCAGAAGAGGATGACCCGCGTGCCGAGCTAGTGCGTCGTTTGATAGAATACGAACGCATCAAGAATGTTGCTGAGAGACTTGATGCGATACCGCGCACAGACCGTGACATCTACACTTTTGAAAGTGCTTACGAAGGCCTGCATATAGTCAAACCTCTGCCGCAAGTACAGTTGGAAAATTTAGCAACCGCATACCGTGGCGCACTCGCACGCGTTGCACTATACCAGCAGCATAAAATCAACCGAGAACCTTTATTGATTGGTGACCGTATCAACCATGTGCTCAAGCTCTTGGATTCCTCGCATCAGATAGAATTTAGCCATTGCTTTAGAGCTGAAGAAGGAGAAGCCGGTGTGGTCGTTGCATTCTTGGCACTGCTGGAATTGCTTAGAGCTGGTATGATAACGGTAGCGCAGAGCAGTTTTTGGTCGCCGATTTATCTACGAAGACGCTAATGTTACTCACGCAAAAAAAACAGTTAAAGCCGGTGTTGGAAGCGTTATTGATGGCTGCCAACCACCCTATCAATGTTAAGGAGATGCGCAAATTGCTGAGCGAAAACGGTAAAACACCGGATACGCAACTGCTAAAGGAAGCATTGACTGAGCTCATTGACGAATGTGCCGAACGCGGTATAGAGCTCGTCGAAGTGGCTTCGGGTTATCGCTATCAAACCCGTGCCGACTACGCACCCTGGTTACTAAAGCTATGGGAAAGTAAACCGCCGCGCTATTCCAAAGCGTGTCTTGAAACCTTAGCACTGATTGCATATCGACAACCGATCACCCGGTCAGACATGGAACAAGTACGCGGTATTTCAGTTGCTACCAGCACGATGCGTATTCTGGAAGAGCGTGGTTGGATACAAATAGCCGGACACAAAGAAGTGCCGGGTAGACCGGCGCTTTACACTACCACAGACAAATTTTTAGATGACTTTAATATCCGCTCACTCGACGAGTTGCCGAAAATCGAAAGTAGCGAAGAAGTCACACTAAAGAACCCTCAGCTTATGCTATCAACCACCGACAATGAAACACAGTCGGCTAGCAAAAAAAATGCACAACCTAACGACGATGCAGACCTCTCAAATGCCGAAAAGGAGTAAATAGAAAGAGCATTGCAACAACCGACTCAAAAAAGATTACAAAAATTACTAGCCGATGCAGGTATCGGTTCACGGCGACGGATAGAAAATCTCATCGCCAATAAACAAATCAAAATAAACGGCAAAGTTGCCGAATTGGGTAGCAAGGCGAGCAGCAAAGACCGTATCTCGATTGCCGATATCGACATTCAACTTCCCAAGCAACCAAACCATAAAGCACTCTTCTATCATAAGCCTCTGGGTACTATAGTCAGCCGTAGCGATCCTCAATCGCGCCCAACCGTGTTTGACAATCTGCCGCAACTGCAAAATAGCCGCTGGATCTCAGTAGGCAGACTTGATATCAATACTTCAGGTTTGCTTTTATTCTGTAGCGACGGGCAACTTGCACATCGTTTGATGCATCCAGCAACCGAAATAGAGCGTACTTATTTAGTCCGCATCCGCGGAACCGTATCGGCGACTACCATAGAACATCTGTTAAACGGGGTCAGGCTAGACGACGGCGAGGCTTGTTTTAAGCAGCTGTCTAGACACAACAATAGACGAGGATGGTACAAAGTAGTCGTGGCTGAGGGCCGTAATCGTTTGATTAGACGACTGTGGGCTAGCCAGGGATTGTTAGTTGATAAATTGATTCGTGTAGGCTTCGGTAGATTTGAACTCACCGACAATTTGGCTCGCGGCGCATATAGAATAGCGACAAAAAGTGAATTGGATTGCCTTTATAAAATGGCCGGTTTATCTTTGTCTTAGTATAATTATGTATTATCATAAAACCTATGATGGCTAGTTATGTACGCAACAACAAATTTGTGAATGAGCGATAGACCTAAATTATCAGGTGCCGAAATTATTATACGCACACTAGCAGATCTCGGTGTGGATACTATTTTCGGCTATAGCGGCGGAGCTATTTTGCCGACTTATGATGCGATATTTCTATATAACGAAGTACACCGTAAAGTTGGCGGCAAGGATCCCATTAATTTAATCGTACCCGCCAACGAACAAGGTGCCGGCTTCATGGCAGCTGGTTATGCGCGAGCCAGCGGACGACCAGGCGTTGCACTGGCAACCTCTGGGCCTGGTGCAACGAACAGCGTGACACCAGTAAGAGATTCTCTTGCCGACTCGGTGCCGATGATACTTATCTGCGGACAAGTACCCACTGCAGCAATGGGCACCGACGCTTTTCAGGAAGCACCCATCGTCAACATCATGTCGTCGTGTGCTAAGCATGTATTGTTGGTAACCGACCCTGAAAAACTGGAAGCAACTATCCGCGCGGCGTTTGAGATTGCCGTCAGTGGTCGCCCCGGGCCGGTGGTGATTGATATTCCTAAAGATATACAGAACTGGCAAGGCTACTACGACGGTCACGCAAAATTAGACTTACTCGGCTATCAAGCTAGAATAGACAAGGTCGTACAAAATCGTATACAGCCGAAACACGCCGAGGAGTTTTTTAGCTATCTAAAGGCGTCTAAACGGCCATTGCTCTATGTCGGCGGTGGTGTTATTAATTCCAATGCATCGGGAATACTGCGCAGCTTTGCTGAGCGCTATGGTATCCCGGTCGTTACCACTTTGATGGGTATAGGTTCGGTAGATACGACCCATGAACTCAGTCTGCACATGCTGGGAATGCACGGCACCGCTTACGCAAATTATGCGGTTGAAGATTGTGATCTGTTGATTGCAGTAGGTGCCCGTTTTGATGATCGGGTCGCTGGCCGCCCCGACGCTTTTGCCCCATCCGCTAAAGCAATACTCCATATTGACATAGATACCGCCGAAATTAACAAAGTTGTTGTAGCCAATTGGGCACATAACGGCGATGCCCATACCGTATTATCCGACTTGATAAAGCACGATAACGGCTTTACCAGTGATTATCAAGAATGGCACAAACATATCGCCAACTTAAAACAAAAGCATAAGCTCGACTACGACCATAACAGCGAGCTGATACAACCCTACGAAGTTTTAGAAACACTCAACGAATTGACCAAAGGCGAAGCCATTATCACGACCGGCGTCGGACAGCATCAAATGTGGGCAGCACAATATCTCGACTACAAACATCCTAGAAGCTGGCTAACATCTGGTTCTATGGGAACCATGGGCTTCGGCCTGCCAGCTGCGATAGGCGCACAATTTGCCTGCCCTGATAAAATAGTCTGCGATATAGACGGCGACGGTAGTCTGAGGATGAATATCGGTGAACTAGAAACGGTCATTACTTACGATTTGCCAGTAAAGATATTGCTACTCAACAACTACGGAGACGGCATGGTCAGACAGTGGCAAAAAACCTTCTTCAAAAATCGTTTTTCTGGGAGCGACAAATCGTTATTTCGCAAAGACTTCGTCCAAGCAGCCAAAGCCGACGGTTTTCCCTTTGCAAAACGTATCGATAAACGAGAACAATTAAGAAGTTATATTGAACAGTTCGTGGCAACAAAAACCCCGGCATTTTTGGAAGTGATTATAGATCAAGACGCCGGCGTCTACCCAATGGTCAGCCCTGGGGCAACTTATAAGCAAATGATCACCGGAGATTACATACTTGCCCGTAAAGAAAACGAATATCTACAGAACGAAGAACAGATTGTTGATCCAGTCGACAACCCGAATACTTTCTAAATCTTTTATGATGATAACGATGTCCAGACCTTGCTAACGAAAGCCATCGCCGGCAAAGATTGGAGCTAGGTCCAGGCATACCTGCCACCGCTATGCCTTTATCTCTTGCACATTACGAGTTTAGGCTTACCGTATGAAAGGTGCGCAGTAGATGGATATTAGTGATACAATAGATTCTCTTTCATCAGGCTAAAACAAATCTATGCATTAAATAGATGTTATTTATAAACAGGAGTAAATAATGAACGCAGCCGAGCTTTTTATCCGTTCTCTGGAGAACGAAAACCTAGAATACATCTTTGGTATTCCGGGAGAGGAAAACATTCATTTAATGGATGTATTATTAGACAGCGAGATAAAATTCATTTTGACTCGCCACGAACAAGGTGCCGCTTTCATGGCCGATGTCTACGGCCGGCTAACGGGTAAACCAGCAGTTTGCATGTCAACCTTAGGTCCGGGTGCTTCCAATCTGATAACCGGTTTCGCCGATGCCAATATGGACAATGCACCTATTGTTGCGGTCGCCGGGCAAGGCGCAACAACTAGGATGCACAAAGAAAGCCATCAAATCCTCGATTTGGTCAGCCTATTCCGGCCGATCTCTAAATACAGCGTTGGCATCACTGCTCCGGAAGTGATACCAGAAGTAGTGCGCAAGGCATTCAAGGTTGCAAAGACTGAAAAGCCTGGCGGATGCTTTATTGATGTGCCAGAGAATATTGCTGCCGCTAAAATTGAAGGGCAAGAACCCTTAGCTATTCGAGATACCGCCATTGCCGTAGCACAACCCGATTTGATAGACGAAGTCGCCGAGGTTATCACCAAGTCTGAGTTTCCCATCATTATGGCTGGCAATGGTGTGATACGCGGTAAAGCGTGCGCACAACTGATCAATTTTATCGAGACTTTGAATATTCCGGCAGTCAATACTTTTATGGCTAAAGGTTGCGTGCCTTTCTCGCACGAACTCAGCATCGGAACAGTAGGCTTGCAAGCGCGGGATTATGCAACCTGTGGCTTTGAACGAGCCGATGTCGTCATCTGCGTCGGCTATGATATGGTTGAATACCATCCTTATTTATGGAATCCGAACAAAGACAAACACATTATCCATATTGATGCTACACCAGCCGAGGTTGACGAGCACTATAACCTTGAATATAGGGTGCTCGGCGACATTGCTTCATCTTTGAAGCATCTTACTCAAGCGGTCCTTGATAAAGGTGGTACCAATGCAGAGTACAGTTCGAGCTATAGACAGACCTTGAAAACAATGATAGAAGAAGATTTTTCGGCATGCGCAAATGACACGGGTTGTCCGGTAAAACCGCAGAAAATACTATGGGATGTGCGACAAGTACTGGATGCTAACGATATACTTATCTCAGATGTGGGCGCGCATAAAATGTGGATTGCACGTATTTATCAAGCAGAAGCACCGAATACCTGCATCATTTCTAATGGTTTTGCATCTATGGGCATTGGTGTTCCAGGCGCAATTGCCGCCAAGATGATTTATCCACAACGCGCAGTCATGACTATTACTGGTGATGCCGGATTTATGATGAACTCGCAAGAGTTGGAAACTGCAATGCGCCACAACATACCGATAGTTGTGATGATATGGAGAGACGATGAATATGGTTTGATTAGATGGCATCAACAAAAAGCCTTTGGTCGCGCTAGCCACATTAGTTTTAACAATCCCGATTTCGTCAAGTATGCCGAGAGCTTTGGTGCTAAAGGTTTTCGCGTGGAGGACGCAAAGGACTTACAAGCAGTTATCAAAGAAGCACTTAGCTGCGGCACGGTGGCGGTCATTGACTGCCCAGTAGATTACTCAGTCAATATGCAATTCACTGAAAAGATGGGCAAACTCGTATGTCCGATTTAATAAAATACGGAGGTCGACTATGCAAACCTTAGAGCCTTTGCTCGTAAGTGGAAAAGCGTGTGATTATATCAAAGTCACCCGCCCGTGGGATGAGCAGGTCATGGCTCGCATCGGTGTAGTTGACAGCGATACCGCACTGACTGCATTAGCTAACGCAGACAAAATTTTCTGTGATAAAAAGGCTTGGTTACCGCGCGCACAGCGCATCGAGATATTGGAAAAAGTCTGCTCGTTATTGCAAGCGCGTAAAGACGAATTGGCAATCCAGGCCGCGGCCGAAGGCGGTAAACCGCTAATTGATTCGAAAATTGAACTGGACCGAGCAGTGGTATCACTGCAAAGCTGCGCCGATTATTTACGTAGTTCGGAAGCTGACGGACGGCGCATTACTATGGATATTAACGCAGCGTCGCGCGAACATATTGCGTTTACAATTAAAGAACCATGTGGCGTAGTCATTGCGTTCAGTGCTTTTAATCATCCTATCAACCTAATCGCCCACCAGATAGGTCCGGCAATTGCCAGCGGTTGTCCAGTCATTATAAAACCGGCAGCGGTGACACCGTTATCGTGCTTTGCGCTCGTCGAATTGTTCTACGAAGCTGGATTACCACCCATCTATTGCCAAGCGCTATTGACTAAAGATCACGAAACCTCATACCAACTGGTGTCCGACCCACGGATGTCTTTTTTCAGCTTCATAGGTAGCGCAAAAGTAGGCTGGGCATTGCGAGCAAAACTACCCGCTGGTGCCGGCTGTGCGCTCGAACACGGTGGTGCGGCACCAGTCATTATTATGGACGATGCCGATTTAGACGACAATTTACCGCGCCTTGCCAAAGGTGGTTTTTATCACGCCGGGCAAGTCTGCGTGTCAGTACAACGCGTTTATGCGCATAGTTCAATTGCCGACAAAGTAGCAAATCGCTTAGCCGAATTAGGCCTGGCTATGAAGATAGGAGATCCGACAGCAGCCGATACTGAGGTAGGACCGCTCATCAAACGCAGCGAAGTAGACCGCGTTGACGCTTGGGTGCAAAGTGCCATTGACGACGGTGCACAATTAATCTCTGGTGGCAAACGTTTTTCAGACACCGCGTACGAATGCACGGTGCTACTCAATCCTTCTGACCGTGCACAAGTCAGTTGCGAGGAATTATTCGGTCCGGTGATCTGCGTCTATGCCTTTGACGATATAGACGATGCGCTACAACGAGCGAATGCCTTGCCTTTTGCTTTTCAAGCAGCAGTGATTACTCGTAGCATGGATAACGCCTGGTATTGTGCAAAAAACTTGAATGCCACTGCAGTGATGATTAACGAACATACTGCATTTAGGGTCGATTGGATGCCCTTTGCTGGGCGCAAGCTATCGGGATACGGAACCGGCGGCATTCCATATACGATAGAAGACATGCAGCTGGAGAAAATGCTGGTTATACGTTCTCAATATTTATAGATATAGACCCATAGGTGATATAGGTCTATAGCGGTTGCTGACGATGAAAAATAAGTTTACGCTTGCGAAACCTGAAAAAGGGAAAAATTTCGGATTGTCTCGCAACTGTATCTCTAAAGAAGCGCTTGCAGTAATCAAAGTTTTACAAAGAGCAGGCTACCGAAGTTATATCGTCGGTGGTGGCGTGCGCGATTTGTTGTTAAATAAACAACCCAAGGATTTTGATATTGCCACTGCTGCGCACCCTGCAAAAATTCGTAATTTATTTAAGCGATGTCGGCTAATAGGTAAACGTTTTAGACTCGCTCATGTTTTTTATAACGGTGATTTATTAGAGGTCGCCACTTTCAGGACCGGGCCATCCAACAAAACACATGAAAATCTGTCAATAAAAAATTGGTGCGTGGTATCAGACAATAGGTACGGGACTTTGGAAGAAGACCTGATGCGTCGGGATTTTACAGTCAACGCAATGTATTACGATCCTTTCAACGACGACTTGATATGCCATCCAAATGCTTTATCCGATATAGAGGATAGATGTCTGCGCGTCATTGGCAACCCGCTACAACGCTATAGAGAGGATCCGGTGCGGATGCTCAGAGGACTGCGTTTAGCAACTAAACTAGGGCTGAATCTGGAACAAGAAGCCAAAAGACAGATTATTCCAAATCGTAGCTTGCTACTGAACATACCGCCCGCTCGTTTATTCGAGGAATGTAAAAAACTATTCTTGTGTGGGGCATTGCAACAAATTTTTGAGAAACTTAGAAAATTCCAATTACTCGAATTATTATTTCCACAAACCGAAGATGTATTAAGAACGCACCCTAAAGCCGAAGCTTTTGAGCATTTCTTGAATCTGCTATTTAGCGAAACCGACAGACGTATTGCGTCAGCGAAATCGGTTAATCCTGCGTTTACTATCGCTGGATTATGGTGGCTATCGATTGACGACCGCGTTAGAAAGCAATCGAATAAAAGATTAAGCCATACTGGGCTATGGCAAAGAAAGACTGACGAAATTGCTGCAATACAACATTCGCGAGTGGCAATACCTAAATATATATTGCATCTGATATATGAAATATATAGATTACAACCCTATTTTACTAGCCACAACAAAAGCAATATCTATAGCTTAATTCGCTCCCGCCGTTTCCGAGCCGCTTATGATTTTTTCCACTTGTTAGCTAAAGCCGAGCTAGCCGATATGGATACTTGCCAGTGGTGGAAGACATTTCAACAAGTTGATCAACAACAGCGCGGCTCAATGATAGCCGACAGAATAAAAGGATATTCTGAGCATCATCTATATCACCCAGTAAAAGTAGAAGCAAGATGCTAGCAGCCATTGCCTTAGGAGCAAACTTGGGTTCACCTATTATTGCTCTGAACAAGGCAATCCGACAGCTCGGACACCTGCCTATGAGCAAGATAGTTGCCCGTTCAAGTTTTTACCGTAGTCGCCCTGTAGGTTGGTCTACACAACCCGATTATATTAATAAAGTGGTACTGGTAGAAACTTGCTTAGCACCGACCGCACTACTCAACCTTTTACAAAACATAGAACACAAGCTCGGACGGCGACGAGGTGTGCGCCAAGGATTACGCTGGGGACCTAGAAATATAGATTTGGACATTATTAGCTACGGCAACAGATTCATTAGCACTAACCGCCTAACTATTCCTCATATCTCGGCGGATAAAAGGATATTCGTACTCAAACCACTTGCAGAAATTGCACCACAATTAATAATCCCTGGCAAAGGAAGAGTTTGTGAATTATTAACTGCTCTGGGAGACGATAAAACATGTAGGAAAATCGGTGATAAAAAGTAACAGAAAAATAGATTACTTGGTTGTAGAAGGTCCTATTGGAGTCGGTAAAACCAGCATTGCACGCAAGTTGGCAGTGGATTTTTCTGCAACATTGCTACTTGATCAGGGTGATGAAAACCCATTTTTACAACAGTTTTATAAAGATATTAAAAAACTCGCTCTACCCACACAATTATACTTTTTATTATCACGCATAGAAGCCTTGCAAAAACTAAGACAAAGAGATCTGTTCGGCTCAACTGTAGTGAGTGATTTTTTATTAGCAAAAGATCTCTTATTCGCCGAACTGTTGTTAGATGATCGGCAGTTTGATCTCTATCTGAAAATATACAATAATTTAAATTGTAGCGATATAAAAGCTGATTTAGTAGTCTATCTACAGGCACCTGTATCCGTGTTGCTCGATCGTATCCGCAAGCGCGGACGAGATTTTGAGCGGTTGATAACCACCGAATATCTAGAGTGCTTGAATAGGGCCTATCTTGATTTTTTTGCTTGCTACAAAGATTCGCCCATACTAATCGTCAACACCGTAGATGCTGATTTCATCAATAATGAAGACGAATACCGCAATCTCAAGGAACATATTTTGAAGATGGAATCGGCAAAGAGTTACTATAATCCGGTACCTTACGAGTTAAAAAGAAGTGCAAGATAATTCCAACGACGATAATAAAGTGACACTGAGCACTCTGCGGCAGATGAAAGCCACTCAGCAAC contains:
- a CDS encoding segregation/condensation protein A; the encoded protein is MNDNRQSPPTLALATEQPTTELPQDLYIPPNALRVFLETFEGPLDLLLYLIRQQNLDILSLPIAKITDQYIHYIDMMQELQIELAAEYLLMVAILAEIKSRMLLPRHEQDDEAEEDDPRAELVRRLIEYERIKNVAERLDAIPRTDRDIYTFESAYEGLHIVKPLPQVQLENLATAYRGALARVALYQQHKINREPLLIGDRINHVLKLLDSSHQIEFSHCFRAEEGEAGVVVAFLALLELLRAGMITVAQSSFWSPIYLRRR
- the scpB gene encoding SMC-Scp complex subunit ScpB; the encoded protein is MLLTQKKQLKPVLEALLMAANHPINVKEMRKLLSENGKTPDTQLLKEALTELIDECAERGIELVEVASGYRYQTRADYAPWLLKLWESKPPRYSKACLETLALIAYRQPITRSDMEQVRGISVATSTMRILEERGWIQIAGHKEVPGRPALYTTTDKFLDDFNIRSLDELPKIESSEEVTLKNPQLMLSTTDNETQSASKKNAQPNDDADLSNAEKE
- a CDS encoding rRNA pseudouridine synthase; its protein translation is MQQPTQKRLQKLLADAGIGSRRRIENLIANKQIKINGKVAELGSKASSKDRISIADIDIQLPKQPNHKALFYHKPLGTIVSRSDPQSRPTVFDNLPQLQNSRWISVGRLDINTSGLLLFCSDGQLAHRLMHPATEIERTYLVRIRGTVSATTIEHLLNGVRLDDGEACFKQLSRHNNRRGWYKVVVAEGRNRLIRRLWASQGLLVDKLIRVGFGRFELTDNLARGAYRIATKSELDCLYKMAGLSLS
- the ilvB gene encoding biosynthetic-type acetolactate synthase large subunit, with product MSDRPKLSGAEIIIRTLADLGVDTIFGYSGGAILPTYDAIFLYNEVHRKVGGKDPINLIVPANEQGAGFMAAGYARASGRPGVALATSGPGATNSVTPVRDSLADSVPMILICGQVPTAAMGTDAFQEAPIVNIMSSCAKHVLLVTDPEKLEATIRAAFEIAVSGRPGPVVIDIPKDIQNWQGYYDGHAKLDLLGYQARIDKVVQNRIQPKHAEEFFSYLKASKRPLLYVGGGVINSNASGILRSFAERYGIPVVTTLMGIGSVDTTHELSLHMLGMHGTAYANYAVEDCDLLIAVGARFDDRVAGRPDAFAPSAKAILHIDIDTAEINKVVVANWAHNGDAHTVLSDLIKHDNGFTSDYQEWHKHIANLKQKHKLDYDHNSELIQPYEVLETLNELTKGEAIITTGVGQHQMWAAQYLDYKHPRSWLTSGSMGTMGFGLPAAIGAQFACPDKIVCDIDGDGSLRMNIGELETVITYDLPVKILLLNNYGDGMVRQWQKTFFKNRFSGSDKSLFRKDFVQAAKADGFPFAKRIDKREQLRSYIEQFVATKTPAFLEVIIDQDAGVYPMVSPGATYKQMITGDYILARKENEYLQNEEQIVDPVDNPNTF
- a CDS encoding acetolactate synthase large subunit gives rise to the protein MNAAELFIRSLENENLEYIFGIPGEENIHLMDVLLDSEIKFILTRHEQGAAFMADVYGRLTGKPAVCMSTLGPGASNLITGFADANMDNAPIVAVAGQGATTRMHKESHQILDLVSLFRPISKYSVGITAPEVIPEVVRKAFKVAKTEKPGGCFIDVPENIAAAKIEGQEPLAIRDTAIAVAQPDLIDEVAEVITKSEFPIIMAGNGVIRGKACAQLINFIETLNIPAVNTFMAKGCVPFSHELSIGTVGLQARDYATCGFERADVVICVGYDMVEYHPYLWNPNKDKHIIHIDATPAEVDEHYNLEYRVLGDIASSLKHLTQAVLDKGGTNAEYSSSYRQTLKTMIEEDFSACANDTGCPVKPQKILWDVRQVLDANDILISDVGAHKMWIARIYQAEAPNTCIISNGFASMGIGVPGAIAAKMIYPQRAVMTITGDAGFMMNSQELETAMRHNIPIVVMIWRDDEYGLIRWHQQKAFGRASHISFNNPDFVKYAESFGAKGFRVEDAKDLQAVIKEALSCGTVAVIDCPVDYSVNMQFTEKMGKLVCPI
- a CDS encoding aldehyde dehydrogenase family protein produces the protein MQTLEPLLVSGKACDYIKVTRPWDEQVMARIGVVDSDTALTALANADKIFCDKKAWLPRAQRIEILEKVCSLLQARKDELAIQAAAEGGKPLIDSKIELDRAVVSLQSCADYLRSSEADGRRITMDINAASREHIAFTIKEPCGVVIAFSAFNHPINLIAHQIGPAIASGCPVIIKPAAVTPLSCFALVELFYEAGLPPIYCQALLTKDHETSYQLVSDPRMSFFSFIGSAKVGWALRAKLPAGAGCALEHGGAAPVIIMDDADLDDNLPRLAKGGFYHAGQVCVSVQRVYAHSSIADKVANRLAELGLAMKIGDPTAADTEVGPLIKRSEVDRVDAWVQSAIDDGAQLISGGKRFSDTAYECTVLLNPSDRAQVSCEELFGPVICVYAFDDIDDALQRANALPFAFQAAVITRSMDNAWYCAKNLNATAVMINEHTAFRVDWMPFAGRKLSGYGTGGIPYTIEDMQLEKMLVIRSQYL
- the pcnB gene encoding polynucleotide adenylyltransferase PcnB, which gives rise to MKNKFTLAKPEKGKNFGLSRNCISKEALAVIKVLQRAGYRSYIVGGGVRDLLLNKQPKDFDIATAAHPAKIRNLFKRCRLIGKRFRLAHVFYNGDLLEVATFRTGPSNKTHENLSIKNWCVVSDNRYGTLEEDLMRRDFTVNAMYYDPFNDDLICHPNALSDIEDRCLRVIGNPLQRYREDPVRMLRGLRLATKLGLNLEQEAKRQIIPNRSLLLNIPPARLFEECKKLFLCGALQQIFEKLRKFQLLELLFPQTEDVLRTHPKAEAFEHFLNLLFSETDRRIASAKSVNPAFTIAGLWWLSIDDRVRKQSNKRLSHTGLWQRKTDEIAAIQHSRVAIPKYILHLIYEIYRLQPYFTSHNKSNIYSLIRSRRFRAAYDFFHLLAKAELADMDTCQWWKTFQQVDQQQRGSMIADRIKGYSEHHLYHPVKVEARC
- the folK gene encoding 2-amino-4-hydroxy-6-hydroxymethyldihydropteridine diphosphokinase; translation: MLAAIALGANLGSPIIALNKAIRQLGHLPMSKIVARSSFYRSRPVGWSTQPDYINKVVLVETCLAPTALLNLLQNIEHKLGRRRGVRQGLRWGPRNIDLDIISYGNRFISTNRLTIPHISADKRIFVLKPLAEIAPQLIIPGKGRVCELLTALGDDKTCRKIGDKK
- a CDS encoding deoxynucleoside kinase — encoded protein: MKHVGKSVIKSNRKIDYLVVEGPIGVGKTSIARKLAVDFSATLLLDQGDENPFLQQFYKDIKKLALPTQLYFLLSRIEALQKLRQRDLFGSTVVSDFLLAKDLLFAELLLDDRQFDLYLKIYNNLNCSDIKADLVVYLQAPVSVLLDRIRKRGRDFERLITTEYLECLNRAYLDFFACYKDSPILIVNTVDADFINNEDEYRNLKEHILKMESAKSYYNPVPYELKRSAR